GCAGCTCTCCCATGGTCCCCGTCACATAAAATCCTTCATCAGCCGTGACGACAATATACGGACTTCCCATTAGATTTTCCGGGTCGCCCACTGATTTTACAACGCCGTTTACTGTGCTTTTTACTGTAGCATCCGCTAACTGCCGCTCTGCCTTTTGATAAGCAATCTTAGCCAGCTTTAAATCAATTCCTTTTTCGGTGTACTCGAGCTCTTTCTCGGAGATCATCCGATCGAGTTCTTCTCTTGTATAGCCGCCGGGCACAGGATCCGGAATCGGGTCCGGTTCAGGCTCCGGTTCGGGTTCAGGCTCTGGCTCTGGTTCGGGCTCTGGAATTACCGGCGCCTTATCCGCTGTGAGCAGATAAATGCCGCCCTGTGTTAAAGAAATCATCACCACGCCATCTTCATTTGCCGTCAGCGCTGCATCCACTTCTGGATGCGTAATCCCATTAAAATGAAGATCCTGTGTGCTCATCGTTCCATTTAACGGATAATGAAGCTCATAGGAAGCCGGCCATTCCTGCTGCAAAACTGTTAAAATGGTAACCGTATCCCGAATGACTCTTCGCTCTACCTGCAAAGAGAAGGTACTGCCTGCCGGGAGTGATTCTGCAGCCGTTAAATCCGCAATGAGCGCATAGGCCTCTTTTCCCTCTTCCTGTATGGAAAAACGAACGAACTTTCCTTTTAAAGTTTCCCATTCCTCCGCCGTAATTTCTCGTTTCTCATCCTTGATCTCATAGCGCAGTGGATCCTCTTTTGTACCGCTGCCCGCAGGCTCCTGCGGCGGCTGCGGTACATCCGGCTCCGGCTTTGAAGACTCATCTGGGGCAGAAGAATCTGAATGATCACCGGATTCCTGCTGATCGCCTATGCCTGTCATAGAAGAAGAAACCGATGAGGCAGGGGTATTTTTCAGTTTTTCAATTTCCTGCGCCAGCATCTGCTGATACAGCTCTGCTGAGTCGATGCTGATTTTTTGTCTTTCCAGCTCTAATTCCTTTAAAGTGCTGTCATAGGTCAAAATAGGATCTCCAATCTGAACTTCAGCCCCCTCTTCCACATACACCTGCTTAACCGGTGTTGTGGCATCCAGATAGATTTCCTGTGTCTTGGCTGTCTGAATATACCCGCTGGTCATAAGCGAATCGTCCATCCCGCCTCCGCTGAGCATACTCACCGGCAGCACCTTGGCTACTTTAGCGCTTCCGCGGGAAACTGCCAGCCCGATTCCTCCGGCTACTATGCTCACGCAGAGCAAAGCGGACAGACAAATGGTAATGATTTTTTTTCTACTCATAGTCTTCCTCCTGTACATAGCCCCGGCCTGTTCGTTCTTCCATGATCTTTCCATCGCGCAGTACAATAATGCGCTTCGCACATTCTGCAATTTCCGGCTCATGTGTAATCATAATAATTGTAACGCCTTCTCTATTTAGTTCTTCAAAAAGCTTCATAACCTGAATACCGGCTTTTGTATCCAGTGCACCGGTAGGCTCATCCGCTAAGAGAACCTTAGGATGATTCACCAAAGCTCTGGCAATCGCTACTCTCTGCTGCTGTCCTCCGGAAAGCTGATTAGGCCTGAAGTTAAGACGCTCGCCAAGACCTACGCGCTCCAGCGCCTCCTTAGCCATCGGCTCTCTTTCCTTTCTGGGGACGCCGGCATAAACCAGCGGCAGCTGCACATTGGATAATGCTGTCTCTTTCGGCAGAAGATTAAACTGCTGAAAAACGAATCCAATCAATTGATTACGAATTTCAGCCAGCTCCTTTTCTTTTCGGCTCTGTATATCCCGCCCGTCCAGCTCATACCGGCCTGTCGTAGGCAGGTCCAGACATCCGATCAAATTCATCAAGGTTGTTTTTCCTGATCCGGAAGGTCCCATGATGGCGACATATTCTCCTTCGCCCACCTCCAAATCGATCGCTTGAAGCACCGGAACCGGCAATTTTCCCTGCTGATATGTTTTGGTAATTCCTTCCAACTTTACCATCTTCAATCTCCCTTCCGATGCAATCAGCTTATCGCTACTGGCGCACCTTCCTTGACCGTATCATCCGGCCATGCGATATAGCTCTCCTGTGTCAGACCCTCAAGGATTTCATACTGGCCCATGCTTTCATCATATTGTCCCAGCGTAACCGCCTGCTTTTGAATCTTGCCTCCGTCTTCTGTCCATACCGTATAGCTGCCGTCTTCTTCCTGCATAAGGTAGCCCTCATAAATCCAAATGCCTTCCGTATGAACCGGCACTGATTCTCCTACTTCAATATAAACATGCTGCCCCAGCATCAAGCCTTCATAGGAATCCAGCACAATATAAAAGGGATATTTAGACGACTGCAAAGAGGTATCCCCGCCCATACCGCCATAGTAATTATTCTGATTTCCCTGACTTGCATTTTCTGTATCAATTTCTGTAATGGATCCGCTCCATACCAAATCCTCTCTCACTCTGGAACGAACCGTGACGGCCTGCCCTTCTTGAATCATATAGATATTTTGTTCATTAATCAGGCCTTTTACGCGATATTCCCCCGTCGCCAGAATGGTCATGAAGCTTTTCGGATTTCCATACTCATCTGTTGTGCCATTTTCTTCGATAGAACGCACAACACCTGCCATCGTTGTCGTAACAATGGCCTGCTCAATGCTCTTTTGTGTTTTTTCAATCTCCATGGATTTGACTTTGCGTTCATATTCTGATTGCTTCAGATTGGCATTGCTCTCCTGGATCTGCATCGTATATTGCAGCTGCTGATCACTGGGAGCGTTTGCCTTTTCCCGTTCCAGCTCTGCAATTTTTTGACGCTGGCTCTCCAAGCTGTTGTCCAGCCTTTCCAGCTCTAGCTTTTGCTGCTCCAGCGACATACTGAGTTCCTCTGTATCATAGCGAAAAAGAGCATCGCCTTCTTTGACCTCATCGCCTTCCTTGACAAAAAGCTCTGCCACTGTTCTGCCGTCCTCTAGACGAATCTCCAATGTTTTCTGCGGTTCAACCACGCCGGCATACCGATTCTGAAGACCCTGCTGCGCTTGGTTAAGCCCCATTAGTTCTGATATCTGTGTGACAAATACTGCATCCTGCGATGCAGCCTCTCCGGAGCCGCGCATCCAGAAAAAGCTGATTGCAATAATCAGGGCCCCCAGAGCAGCGCCTCCTATCATAAGCCATACCTTTTTTTTCATCGAAATCCTCCTATTCGAAGCATACTTTGCTAAAAGCATTGTAGCATATTCCCTGCTTAATTGCACTGCTCTAAAGTGTAAAATTTTTGAATATAATTCTTAAAATTGCTTTAACTCTGTATATTTCAACTTAATCATGACATTCCCGCAGGCATCTGGACGGGTCAACATCGACCAAAATGATATCCTCTCCGATCTTGCAAATTTGTTTCCATTCAATCCAGTACTCGCTTTGCGTTCCGAAAAAGCCAAAAAGCTTTCCGGGCTCCGGCACCATCACAGCACAGATTTCTCCGCTGCAGGCATTGATCTCCAAATCCTGAATATGACCAAGACGGCTACCATCCCGCACATTGATTACATCCTTGCAGGATAGTTCTGAAAATCGTATCATGATACATCTACCTCTTTTTTATTTTCATTATATGTGCTTTTAAAGACCTCTCATTCCCTTTTATATGAATCTGCATACAAAAAGGCCCCGACCATTTTTTCTGATCAGGGGCCTATCTATTTATTATGAATGCAGTGATTTAGTAAAATGAAGAAGTCTGTGCATCTTAACTATGATGAGGATTCCGACTAAAGACTCAAGCCCCAGCAATATATAAGGGAGTACCGGCACCAAACTTAAAATAGGACTGCATATCTCGCATATCAGGATCAGAATCAGCGCCGTTTCCATCAGCTGATCCTGCTCACTTTTCTCCTTGCTGCCAGTTAGCCTTTTATGCGCCTGATATAGGCTACGTACAAGCAAAAATTGTCCGATAGCCGTTAAAAGAGTAAGCACAATCGAAATCAGATAAGATGTTCTTTCCGCTCCCGTGATGACGGCCACTGCCGCTACCGCGATGCTCAGCAGCAAAATTCGGGAAGAGTAGATCTTTTGATACTGCCATCCTCTAAAAACAGCAATAAACAAAAGAATATATCCAAAAAGATCCGGGAAAAAATCAACTCCGCCCATCCACACATCGATATATAAAAACAAAAGACCTAAGATTACCAGCATAGATTACTCCCCCACACTTGACTC
This genomic interval from Lachnospiraceae bacterium contains the following:
- a CDS encoding ABC transporter ATP-binding protein, which gives rise to MVKLEGITKTYQQGKLPVPVLQAIDLEVGEGEYVAIMGPSGSGKTTLMNLIGCLDLPTTGRYELDGRDIQSRKEKELAEIRNQLIGFVFQQFNLLPKETALSNVQLPLVYAGVPRKEREPMAKEALERVGLGERLNFRPNQLSGGQQQRVAIARALVNHPKVLLADEPTGALDTKAGIQVMKLFEELNREGVTIIMITHEPEIAECAKRIIVLRDGKIMEERTGRGYVQEEDYE
- a CDS encoding efflux RND transporter periplasmic adaptor subunit, which gives rise to MKKKVWLMIGGAALGALIIAISFFWMRGSGEAASQDAVFVTQISELMGLNQAQQGLQNRYAGVVEPQKTLEIRLEDGRTVAELFVKEGDEVKEGDALFRYDTEELSMSLEQQKLELERLDNSLESQRQKIAELEREKANAPSDQQLQYTMQIQESNANLKQSEYERKVKSMEIEKTQKSIEQAIVTTTMAGVVRSIEENGTTDEYGNPKSFMTILATGEYRVKGLINEQNIYMIQEGQAVTVRSRVREDLVWSGSITEIDTENASQGNQNNYYGGMGGDTSLQSSKYPFYIVLDSYEGLMLGQHVYIEVGESVPVHTEGIWIYEGYLMQEEDGSYTVWTEDGGKIQKQAVTLGQYDESMGQYEILEGLTQESYIAWPDDTVKEGAPVAIS
- a CDS encoding YlmC/YmxH family sporulation protein, translating into MRFSELSCKDVINVRDGSRLGHIQDLEINACSGEICAVMVPEPGKLFGFFGTQSEYWIEWKQICKIGEDIILVDVDPSRCLRECHD